The following are encoded together in the Maniola jurtina chromosome 27, ilManJurt1.1, whole genome shotgun sequence genome:
- the LOC123879161 gene encoding uncharacterized protein LOC123879161 isoform X1 → MPKTENIALHHMARDVHLQWDDDDHSTTDRDSDDSPILNYRYDKHRRYEYTIRELKPERERRWAVTLAAKCSLFSTAMILFCVLLYIPVYNRANDQLPKVAVAGWSMHTNRDTKIYVQPDNVTTIHEPKDVCPKATRSKTNNLFLLIVVCSSTSNFDRRTAIRETWGNYKNYLKSGKIFNAIREKYSKYNYTYDLYKESINPRLNVNLSLNKLVRKKRDISVLGRVLPELAKALQSNLANDNANERQEKRFEDEKEEVLPEFDMEKELDENDDLNMDYDYPSNVMKIPPKGYEDNPDLDEVLSMLKKSKDFPKEEILEEDPGNTVDFKLVFLLGLPSQDNDTSIQDKIEQEVEKYGDVIQEGFIDSYNNLTLKSIMMLKWVTNNCNESVRYILKTDDDIYVNIPNLVLNLRNRSQVHDSTKAQEKEYLLIGDLICGARPVQDVSNKWYSPRYMYGGRVYPRYLSGTGYVLSSRTAAVLYEAALRTSYFHLEDIYITGMCAVRAKPRIVPRDEPGFSYTAVGNNACATHSHFTAHRVEPAHMRHIATRLLDTQLVDKCERMRLTQVHLSQSRMYVVYKYLQLFVSNEC, encoded by the exons CATCACATGGCACGCGATGTCCACCTTCAATGGGACGATGACGACCACTCTACCACAGACAGAGACAGCGATGACAGCCCCATACTTAACTACAG aTACGACAAACACCGTCGCTACGAATACACCATCCGCGAGCTCAAGCCAGAGCGAGAGAGGAGATGGGCGGTGACGCTCGCCGCCAAGTGCTCTCTTTTCAGCACCGCCATGATCCTCTTCTGCGTTCTTCTGTACATTCCTGTATACAACAGGGCCAACGACCAGCTGCCTAAAG TGGCCGTGGCAGGCTGGTCAATGCACACAAACCGGGATACAAAAATATACGTCCAGCCAGACAATGTGACAACTATACACGAGCCGAAAGACGTATGCCCCAAAGCCACCAGAAGTAAAACTAACAACCTATTCCTACTAATAGTGGTCTGTTCGTCCACTAGCAActttgacagacggacagctaTCAGAGAAACATGGGGAAACTATAAGAATTACCTAAAATCCGGCAAAATTTTCAACGCAATCAGAGAGAAGTACAGCAAATATAACTACACTTATGATCTGTACAAGGAGTCCATTAACCCAAGGTTAAATGTTAATCTAAGTTTAAATAAACTAGTTAGGAAGAAACGTGACATATCCGTGCTTGGCCGGGTCTTGCCAGAGTTGGCCAAGGCTTTGCAAAGCAATTTGGCCAATGACAACGCCAATGAACGCCAGGAGAAAAGGTTTGAAGATGAAAAAGAGGAGGTCTTGCCAGAGTTTGATATGGAAAAGGAGTTGGATGAAAACGATGATTTGAATATGGATTATGATTATCCTTCGAACGTTATGAAGATACCTCCGAAAG gcTACGAAGATAATCCAGATCTGGACGAAGTGTTGTCTATGTTGAAAAAGTCAAAAGACTTCCCTAAAGAGGAGATTTTGGAGGAAGATCCTGGCAACACTGTAGATTTTAAGCTGGTCTTCCTCCTGGGGTTGCCATCTCAAGACAACGACACATCGATCCAGGACAAGATCGAACAGGAAGTGGAGAAGTATGGTGATGTGATTCAAGAGGGATTCATTGATTCTTACAATAATTTGACGTTGAAATCTATTATGATGCTGAAATGGGTGACTAACAATTGCAATGAGAGTG TCCGTTACATCCTCAAAACTGATGACGATATCTACGTGAATATCCCAAACTTGGTGCTCAACCTACGGAACCGCTCTCAAGTCCACGACAGCACCAAGGCTCAGGAGAAGGAGTATTTGCTGATAGGGGACCTTATATGTGGAGCCAGACCAGTTCAAGACGTTAGTAATAAATG GTACAGTCCACGCTACATGTACGGCGGGCGGGTGTACCCCCGGTACCTGTCCGGTACGGGGTACGTATTGTCATCCCGTACCGCCGCGGTGCTGTACGAGGCGGCTCTACGTACCAGCTACTTCCATCTGGAGGACATCTATATCACTG GCATGTGCGCAGTGAGAGCAAAACCGCGCATAGTTCCACGCGACGAGCCTGGGTTCTCATATACCGCGGTAGGGAATAATGCCTGCGCCACACACTCGCACTTCACCGCGCACCGCGTCGAGCCGGCACACATGCGACACATCGCGACACGACTTTTGGATACGCAACTTGTTGACAA atGCGAAAGAATGCGTCTTACGCAG GTGCATTTAAGTCAAAGCCGAATGTATGTTGTATACAAGTACCTCCAATTATTCGTCTCTAATGAGTGCTGA
- the LOC123879161 gene encoding uncharacterized protein LOC123879161 isoform X3 translates to MARDVHLQWDDDDHSTTDRDSDDSPILNYRYDKHRRYEYTIRELKPERERRWAVTLAAKCSLFSTAMILFCVLLYIPVYNRANDQLPKVAVAGWSMHTNRDTKIYVQPDNVTTIHEPKDVCPKATRSKTNNLFLLIVVCSSTSNFDRRTAIRETWGNYKNYLKSGKIFNAIREKYSKYNYTYDLYKESINPRLNVNLSLNKLVRKKRDISVLGRVLPELAKALQSNLANDNANERQEKRFEDEKEEVLPEFDMEKELDENDDLNMDYDYPSNVMKIPPKGYEDNPDLDEVLSMLKKSKDFPKEEILEEDPGNTVDFKLVFLLGLPSQDNDTSIQDKIEQEVEKYGDVIQEGFIDSYNNLTLKSIMMLKWVTNNCNESVRYILKTDDDIYVNIPNLVLNLRNRSQVHDSTKAQEKEYLLIGDLICGARPVQDVSNKWYSPRYMYGGRVYPRYLSGTGYVLSSRTAAVLYEAALRTSYFHLEDIYITGMCAVRAKPRIVPRDEPGFSYTAVGNNACATHSHFTAHRVEPAHMRHIATRLLDTQLVDKCERMRLTQVHLSQSRMYVVYKYLQLFVSNEC, encoded by the exons ATGGCACGCGATGTCCACCTTCAATGGGACGATGACGACCACTCTACCACAGACAGAGACAGCGATGACAGCCCCATACTTAACTACAG aTACGACAAACACCGTCGCTACGAATACACCATCCGCGAGCTCAAGCCAGAGCGAGAGAGGAGATGGGCGGTGACGCTCGCCGCCAAGTGCTCTCTTTTCAGCACCGCCATGATCCTCTTCTGCGTTCTTCTGTACATTCCTGTATACAACAGGGCCAACGACCAGCTGCCTAAAG TGGCCGTGGCAGGCTGGTCAATGCACACAAACCGGGATACAAAAATATACGTCCAGCCAGACAATGTGACAACTATACACGAGCCGAAAGACGTATGCCCCAAAGCCACCAGAAGTAAAACTAACAACCTATTCCTACTAATAGTGGTCTGTTCGTCCACTAGCAActttgacagacggacagctaTCAGAGAAACATGGGGAAACTATAAGAATTACCTAAAATCCGGCAAAATTTTCAACGCAATCAGAGAGAAGTACAGCAAATATAACTACACTTATGATCTGTACAAGGAGTCCATTAACCCAAGGTTAAATGTTAATCTAAGTTTAAATAAACTAGTTAGGAAGAAACGTGACATATCCGTGCTTGGCCGGGTCTTGCCAGAGTTGGCCAAGGCTTTGCAAAGCAATTTGGCCAATGACAACGCCAATGAACGCCAGGAGAAAAGGTTTGAAGATGAAAAAGAGGAGGTCTTGCCAGAGTTTGATATGGAAAAGGAGTTGGATGAAAACGATGATTTGAATATGGATTATGATTATCCTTCGAACGTTATGAAGATACCTCCGAAAG gcTACGAAGATAATCCAGATCTGGACGAAGTGTTGTCTATGTTGAAAAAGTCAAAAGACTTCCCTAAAGAGGAGATTTTGGAGGAAGATCCTGGCAACACTGTAGATTTTAAGCTGGTCTTCCTCCTGGGGTTGCCATCTCAAGACAACGACACATCGATCCAGGACAAGATCGAACAGGAAGTGGAGAAGTATGGTGATGTGATTCAAGAGGGATTCATTGATTCTTACAATAATTTGACGTTGAAATCTATTATGATGCTGAAATGGGTGACTAACAATTGCAATGAGAGTG TCCGTTACATCCTCAAAACTGATGACGATATCTACGTGAATATCCCAAACTTGGTGCTCAACCTACGGAACCGCTCTCAAGTCCACGACAGCACCAAGGCTCAGGAGAAGGAGTATTTGCTGATAGGGGACCTTATATGTGGAGCCAGACCAGTTCAAGACGTTAGTAATAAATG GTACAGTCCACGCTACATGTACGGCGGGCGGGTGTACCCCCGGTACCTGTCCGGTACGGGGTACGTATTGTCATCCCGTACCGCCGCGGTGCTGTACGAGGCGGCTCTACGTACCAGCTACTTCCATCTGGAGGACATCTATATCACTG GCATGTGCGCAGTGAGAGCAAAACCGCGCATAGTTCCACGCGACGAGCCTGGGTTCTCATATACCGCGGTAGGGAATAATGCCTGCGCCACACACTCGCACTTCACCGCGCACCGCGTCGAGCCGGCACACATGCGACACATCGCGACACGACTTTTGGATACGCAACTTGTTGACAA atGCGAAAGAATGCGTCTTACGCAG GTGCATTTAAGTCAAAGCCGAATGTATGTTGTATACAAGTACCTCCAATTATTCGTCTCTAATGAGTGCTGA
- the LOC123879161 gene encoding uncharacterized protein LOC123879161 isoform X2 produces MPKTENIALHHMARDVHLQWDDDDHSTTDRDSDDSPILNYRYDKHRRYEYTIRELKPERERRWAVTLAAKCSLFSTAMILFCVLLYIPVYNRANDQLPKVAVAGWSMHTNRDTKIYVQPDNVTTIHEPKDVCPKATRSKTNNLFLLIVVCSSTSNFDRRTAIRETWGNYKNYLKSGKIFNAIREKYSKYNYTYDLYKESINPRLNVNLSLNKLVRKKRDISVLGRVLPELAKALQSNLANDNANERQEKRFEDEKEEVLPEFDMEKELDENDDLNMDYDYPSNVMKIPPKGYEDNPDLDEVLSMLKKSKDFPKEEILEEDPGNTVDFKLVFLLGLPSQDNDTSIQDKIEQEVEKYGDVIQEGFIDSYNNLTLKSIMMLKWVTNNCNESVRYILKTDDDIYVNIPNLVLNLRNRSQVHDSTKAQEKEYLLIGDLICGARPVQDVSNKWYSPRYMYGGRVYPRYLSGTGYVLSSRTAAVLYEAALRTSYFHLEDIYITGMCAVRAKPRIVPRDEPGFSYTAVGNNACATHSHFTAHRVEPAHMRHIATRLLDTQLVDKCERMRLTQVHLSQSRMYVVYKYLQLFVSNEC; encoded by the exons CATCACATGGCACGCGATGTCCACCTTCAATGGGACGATGACGACCACTCTACCACAGACAGAGACAGCGATGACAGCCCCATACTTAACTACAG aTACGACAAACACCGTCGCTACGAATACACCATCCGCGAGCTCAAGCCAGAGCGAGAGAGGAG ATGGGCGGTGACGCTCGCCGCCAAGTGCTCTCTTTTCAGCACCGCCATGATCCTCTTCTGCGTACTTCTGTACATTCCTGTATACAACAGGGCCAACGACCAGCTGCCTAAAG TGGCCGTGGCAGGCTGGTCAATGCACACAAACCGGGATACAAAAATATACGTCCAGCCAGACAATGTGACAACTATACACGAGCCGAAAGACGTATGCCCCAAAGCCACCAGAAGTAAAACTAACAACCTATTCCTACTAATAGTGGTCTGTTCGTCCACTAGCAActttgacagacggacagctaTCAGAGAAACATGGGGAAACTATAAGAATTACCTAAAATCCGGCAAAATTTTCAACGCAATCAGAGAGAAGTACAGCAAATATAACTACACTTATGATCTGTACAAGGAGTCCATTAACCCAAGGTTAAATGTTAATCTAAGTTTAAATAAACTAGTTAGGAAGAAACGTGACATATCCGTGCTTGGCCGGGTCTTGCCAGAGTTGGCCAAGGCTTTGCAAAGCAATTTGGCCAATGACAACGCCAATGAACGCCAGGAGAAAAGGTTTGAAGATGAAAAAGAGGAGGTCTTGCCAGAGTTTGATATGGAAAAGGAGTTGGATGAAAACGATGATTTGAATATGGATTATGATTATCCTTCGAACGTTATGAAGATACCTCCGAAAG gcTACGAAGATAATCCAGATCTGGACGAAGTGTTGTCTATGTTGAAAAAGTCAAAAGACTTCCCTAAAGAGGAGATTTTGGAGGAAGATCCTGGCAACACTGTAGATTTTAAGCTGGTCTTCCTCCTGGGGTTGCCATCTCAAGACAACGACACATCGATCCAGGACAAGATCGAACAGGAAGTGGAGAAGTATGGTGATGTGATTCAAGAGGGATTCATTGATTCTTACAATAATTTGACGTTGAAATCTATTATGATGCTGAAATGGGTGACTAACAATTGCAATGAGAGTG TCCGTTACATCCTCAAAACTGATGACGATATCTACGTGAATATCCCAAACTTGGTGCTCAACCTACGGAACCGCTCTCAAGTCCACGACAGCACCAAGGCTCAGGAGAAGGAGTATTTGCTGATAGGGGACCTTATATGTGGAGCCAGACCAGTTCAAGACGTTAGTAATAAATG GTACAGTCCACGCTACATGTACGGCGGGCGGGTGTACCCCCGGTACCTGTCCGGTACGGGGTACGTATTGTCATCCCGTACCGCCGCGGTGCTGTACGAGGCGGCTCTACGTACCAGCTACTTCCATCTGGAGGACATCTATATCACTG GCATGTGCGCAGTGAGAGCAAAACCGCGCATAGTTCCACGCGACGAGCCTGGGTTCTCATATACCGCGGTAGGGAATAATGCCTGCGCCACACACTCGCACTTCACCGCGCACCGCGTCGAGCCGGCACACATGCGACACATCGCGACACGACTTTTGGATACGCAACTTGTTGACAA atGCGAAAGAATGCGTCTTACGCAG GTGCATTTAAGTCAAAGCCGAATGTATGTTGTATACAAGTACCTCCAATTATTCGTCTCTAATGAGTGCTGA